From one Methylovirgula sp. HY1 genomic stretch:
- a CDS encoding respiratory chain complex I subunit 1 family protein, translating into MGMTSALAAQLWQMLLVLALAPALTGVTRKVKARLQRRLGPSIFQPYRDLRRLFGKDVVLAENSSWLFRVAPYLIFAATWVAAALVPTFQTGLLFNWAGDLIAIVALLGAARFIQAVAALDTGTSFGGIGVSREMMIASLAEPAMIMVVFTVALVARSTQLSTIAAFMADKGGLRVSLAMVLVALIIVALAENARIPVDNPSTHLEVTMVHEAMVLEYSGRHLAMIELAASLKLLLYISIIACIFFPFGLITDGAGLLGHMVALAAYLLKVIVASLLLAMLETVIAKMRVFRVPNLLGIALMLGLLGTLLLFVSGGM; encoded by the coding sequence ATGGGGATGACGTCCGCGCTCGCAGCCCAACTCTGGCAAATGCTGCTGGTCCTGGCGCTTGCCCCGGCTTTGACCGGTGTGACCCGCAAGGTGAAGGCGCGGCTGCAGCGCCGGCTCGGGCCATCGATCTTTCAGCCCTATCGCGATTTGCGGCGTCTGTTCGGTAAGGACGTCGTCCTTGCGGAGAACAGCTCGTGGCTGTTTCGGGTCGCGCCCTATTTGATCTTTGCCGCCACCTGGGTCGCGGCCGCGCTCGTTCCGACTTTCCAGACTGGCCTTCTCTTCAATTGGGCCGGCGATTTGATCGCGATCGTTGCACTGCTCGGCGCGGCGCGCTTCATCCAGGCTGTCGCCGCGCTTGATACCGGCACCAGCTTTGGCGGCATCGGCGTCAGCCGCGAGATGATGATCGCGTCCCTCGCCGAGCCGGCGATGATCATGGTCGTGTTCACGGTCGCGCTCGTCGCCCGGTCGACGCAATTATCGACCATCGCCGCATTCATGGCAGACAAGGGGGGGCTGCGCGTTTCGCTCGCCATGGTACTCGTCGCGCTCATCATCGTCGCGCTGGCGGAAAACGCCCGCATCCCGGTCGACAATCCGTCCACGCATCTCGAAGTGACGATGGTGCATGAAGCGATGGTGCTCGAATATTCCGGTCGTCACCTCGCTATGATTGAACTGGCGGCTTCACTGAAACTGCTTCTTTATATATCGATCATTGCCTGTATCTTCTTTCCGTTCGGCCTGATCACCGATGGAGCCGGCCTACTGGGCCATATGGTCGCCTTGGCGGCCTACCTTCTGAAGGTAATTGTCGCAAGCCTGCTGCTGGCGATGCTGGAAACCGTCATCGCCAAGATGCGGGTGTTTCGCGTCCCCAATTTGCTCGGGATCGCGCTGATGCTCGGCCTGCTGGGCACATTGCTGCTCTTCGTGTCGGGGGGCATGTGA
- a CDS encoding hydrogenase-4 component E, whose amino-acid sequence MSPLAFDIAHMFAGGLVLVSFAMLYQDRLLPLINVLALHSLLLALSVAWQAHVQDKPDLYVTALIALGFKSIVIPMALRRMVMRMELHREIEVAVGTGLTMLLGIGLVALSMDLMLRATAGASALVREDVALALSVVLLGLLIMVTRRNAVSQVIGFMSIENGLILAGAGARGMPLVVEISVAFSVLIAFIVIGIFLFRIRERFDTVDVQALDRFRGERR is encoded by the coding sequence ATGTCGCCGTTAGCCTTTGACATCGCCCATATGTTCGCCGGCGGACTCGTCCTCGTCAGCTTCGCCATGCTCTACCAGGACCGGCTGCTGCCGTTGATCAACGTCCTGGCCTTGCATTCCCTCCTGCTCGCCCTATCAGTCGCTTGGCAGGCGCACGTTCAGGACAAGCCCGATCTCTATGTGACGGCCCTGATCGCCCTCGGCTTCAAGAGCATCGTCATTCCGATGGCGCTACGCCGCATGGTGATGCGCATGGAATTGCATCGGGAGATCGAGGTCGCCGTCGGAACCGGCCTGACGATGCTGCTCGGCATCGGCCTTGTAGCTTTGTCGATGGATCTGATGCTGCGCGCCACGGCCGGGGCCAGCGCTCTGGTTCGTGAAGATGTGGCTCTTGCACTCTCTGTCGTACTCCTTGGACTTTTGATCATGGTGACTCGCCGCAACGCCGTCAGCCAGGTGATCGGCTTCATGTCGATCGAGAACGGGCTGATCCTGGCGGGCGCCGGCGCGCGCGGCATGCCGTTGGTGGTGGAAATCAGCGTCGCCTTTTCGGTCTTGATCGCCTTCATTGTCATCGGAATCTTCTTGTTCCGGATTCGGGAGCGCTTTGACACCGTCGATGTCCAGGCGCTGGACCGCTTCCGCGGAGAGCGCCGATGA
- a CDS encoding hydrogenase 4 subunit F, with the protein MNVLAFNPIIALLLTSLVAAAALAFVRDYRWSARLNILASFVVLLFALLLFRSRPPVDELLLADDLNVVFIALNAFVGFTTSIFSASYIGHELETGRLTPGYLRFYHVMFQLMMFGMDLALTANNIGLMWVAIELATLSTVMMVGIYRTNEALEAAWKYFILGSVGIALALFGTILVYLAAVSTIGEGMGAMAWTNLLRHAATLDPSLLNIAFVFLLLGYGTKVGLAPMHAWLPDAHAEGPTPVSAVLSGLLLNVALYAVLRFKMIVSANPGTIAVAPLMITLGLGSLIFAAFMLYRRRDIKRMFAYSSIEHMGIIVFAFGMGGPLGNFAGLLQMTMHSLTKSAIFFSVGHVAQVKGTQKIADIRGLTSSHPLLGWTLVAGVVAIAGLPPFGVFMSEFLVITSAFARAPTLAGLAAFGLLVAFGALLLRLGSIAFGEPTGPTTPVRASYLPIFAHLSLVLMGGLYMPGAMVAWFQHVAGLLK; encoded by the coding sequence ATGAATGTCCTGGCGTTCAACCCCATCATCGCGCTGCTCCTCACCTCGCTGGTCGCGGCCGCGGCACTTGCTTTTGTGCGAGATTATCGCTGGTCGGCGAGGCTGAACATTCTTGCCAGCTTCGTCGTGCTGCTGTTCGCGCTGCTGCTCTTCCGAAGCCGGCCGCCGGTCGACGAACTCCTGCTCGCCGACGATCTTAATGTGGTCTTCATCGCCCTTAACGCCTTCGTCGGCTTCACGACCAGCATCTTCAGCGCCAGCTACATCGGGCATGAACTGGAAACGGGACGTCTTACGCCCGGCTATCTGCGCTTCTACCACGTGATGTTCCAGCTGATGATGTTTGGTATGGACCTTGCGCTGACGGCCAACAATATCGGCCTGATGTGGGTCGCCATCGAGCTGGCCACGCTCTCGACCGTCATGATGGTCGGTATCTACCGCACGAATGAGGCGCTGGAGGCCGCCTGGAAGTATTTCATTCTGGGCAGCGTCGGTATCGCGCTTGCGCTGTTTGGAACGATTCTCGTTTATCTGGCGGCGGTGTCGACCATTGGCGAAGGCATGGGCGCGATGGCATGGACCAACCTGCTGCGCCACGCCGCCACACTCGACCCTTCGTTGCTGAATATAGCGTTCGTATTTCTTTTGCTTGGCTACGGCACCAAGGTCGGCCTTGCGCCGATGCATGCCTGGCTGCCGGACGCCCATGCCGAAGGGCCGACGCCAGTCTCCGCCGTGCTCTCGGGATTGCTGCTGAATGTGGCGCTCTACGCGGTGTTGCGGTTCAAGATGATCGTTTCGGCAAATCCTGGAACGATCGCGGTCGCGCCGCTGATGATCACGCTCGGTCTCGGCTCACTGATCTTCGCCGCCTTCATGCTCTACCGGCGCCGCGATATCAAACGCATGTTCGCCTATTCGTCGATCGAGCACATGGGGATCATCGTCTTCGCCTTCGGGATGGGCGGCCCGCTTGGCAATTTCGCCGGGCTTCTGCAGATGACCATGCACAGCCTGACCAAATCGGCCATCTTCTTCTCGGTCGGCCATGTCGCCCAGGTGAAGGGCACGCAGAAGATCGCCGATATCCGCGGGCTGACGAGCAGCCACCCCCTTCTCGGCTGGACGCTTGTCGCCGGCGTCGTCGCGATCGCGGGGTTGCCGCCCTTCGGCGTCTTCATGAGCGAGTTTCTGGTTATCACATCTGCCTTCGCGCGCGCACCCACGTTGGCCGGGCTCGCGGCTTTTGGACTGCTGGTCGCCTTCGGTGCGCTGCTGCTGCGCCTGGGCTCCATCGCCTTCGGCGAACCCACCGGGCCGACGACACCGGTGCGCGCTTCTTACCTGCCGATTTTCGCGCATCTGAGCCTTGTCCTAATGGGTGGGCTTTATATGCCCGGAGCCATGGTCGCCTGGTTCCAGCATGTCGCGGGCCTACTTAAATGA
- a CDS encoding NADH-quinone oxidoreductase subunit C — protein MTARDPSLPDPFDRLNGRIVGEHRPWPRIEVQPDIWTEVADRLSHGVLSLLGLWGESQTVHMAVADAGDVNRIIVFSLACPDRRYPSVGRIHPPAIRLERAVVDLFALVPIGLPDTRPWLDHGKWGVHAPLAAQRNVARPAEEYGFLPVEGENIHQLPIGPVHAGIIEPGHFRISADGETVVRLEERFGYAHKGVAGLLQGANLERAARLACRCSGDSTVAYGLAFACAVESALGWSPPARAVWLRALMAELERLANHLGDIGAVCNDGGFAIMLAHCSVLREQVLREAAACFGHRLMMDRIAPGGVAVDLDTAGAARIAALMADIRRRFQRLVELYDTTASLQDRTVGTGVLRPALAAQFAAGGFVGRASGRRCDARRWPSYAPYDELEFEIPVLEEGDVNARLWIRIREVEQSIRLIEQILAKLPDGPIWMENGSGPANAASEGMAIVEGFRGDILVWVRIDAAGRIERCHLRDPSWFQWPLMEAAIEGNIVADFPICNKSFNCSYSGHDL, from the coding sequence ATGACGGCGCGCGATCCATCCCTGCCTGATCCATTCGACCGTTTGAACGGACGCATCGTGGGCGAGCATCGCCCGTGGCCCAGAATAGAGGTGCAGCCCGATATCTGGACGGAAGTGGCAGATCGGTTGAGCCACGGCGTTCTCAGCCTGCTCGGGCTCTGGGGGGAATCACAGACTGTCCATATGGCTGTCGCAGACGCCGGTGATGTGAACCGCATCATAGTGTTCAGCCTCGCCTGCCCGGATCGCCGCTACCCATCGGTGGGGCGCATACATCCGCCAGCGATCCGGTTGGAGCGTGCTGTCGTCGATCTGTTCGCACTTGTTCCCATCGGCTTGCCGGATACGCGCCCATGGCTCGATCACGGGAAATGGGGCGTGCATGCCCCGCTCGCCGCGCAACGAAACGTCGCTCGGCCAGCCGAGGAATACGGATTCCTTCCCGTCGAAGGCGAGAACATTCATCAGCTGCCGATCGGACCGGTTCATGCCGGCATCATCGAGCCCGGTCATTTCCGCATCAGCGCCGATGGCGAAACCGTGGTGCGCCTGGAGGAACGTTTCGGCTACGCCCACAAAGGAGTTGCGGGTCTCCTGCAAGGCGCCAATCTGGAGCGTGCGGCGCGATTGGCGTGCCGCTGCTCCGGCGATTCAACCGTCGCTTACGGCTTGGCATTTGCGTGCGCGGTGGAATCGGCGCTTGGCTGGTCTCCACCCGCGCGGGCAGTTTGGCTGCGCGCGTTGATGGCGGAACTTGAGCGCCTCGCAAATCATCTCGGCGATATCGGCGCGGTCTGCAACGATGGCGGGTTCGCAATCATGCTCGCCCATTGTTCGGTGTTGAGAGAACAGGTGCTGCGAGAGGCCGCTGCCTGCTTCGGGCACAGGCTGATGATGGATCGCATCGCGCCGGGCGGTGTCGCCGTCGATCTCGATACCGCTGGCGCCGCACGCATCGCCGCGTTAATGGCAGACATCCGTCGTCGTTTTCAGCGGCTCGTTGAACTCTACGATACAACCGCATCCTTGCAGGACCGCACCGTTGGAACGGGCGTCCTACGGCCAGCTCTTGCCGCTCAGTTCGCGGCCGGCGGATTTGTCGGCCGCGCGTCAGGCCGGCGCTGCGACGCGCGACGCTGGCCCAGCTACGCACCCTATGATGAACTCGAATTCGAAATCCCGGTGTTGGAAGAGGGCGATGTGAACGCCCGTCTCTGGATACGCATCCGTGAAGTGGAGCAGTCCATCCGGCTGATCGAGCAAATCCTCGCAAAATTGCCGGATGGCCCAATCTGGATGGAGAACGGCAGCGGCCCCGCGAACGCGGCAAGCGAAGGCATGGCGATCGTCGAAGGATTCCGCGGCGACATCCTGGTCTGGGTCCGGATCGACGCCGCTGGCCGCATCGAACGCTGCCATTTGCGCGACCCATCCTGGTTCCAGTGGCCGCTAATGGAGGCCGCAATCGAAGGCAATATCGTCGCCGATTTCCCAATCTGCAACAAATCCTTCAACTGTTCCTATTCCGGGCACGATCTCTGA
- a CDS encoding NADH-quinone oxidoreductase subunit B family protein, giving the protein MRKTLFESLTRRPFTEKLVIPTDPDIARMASELDVKAQRRLGRSLSLRLVDAGSCNACELELNALSNPYYDLERFGLRFVASPRHADVLLVTGPVTKNMREALLRTYDAMPAPKWVVAVGDCAACGGLYDDSYACERGADAVLPVDLRIIGCPPSPNRLLEGLLALFSS; this is encoded by the coding sequence ATGCGCAAGACACTCTTTGAAAGCCTCACGCGCCGCCCCTTCACCGAGAAGTTGGTTATTCCGACCGATCCGGATATCGCCCGCATGGCCTCCGAACTGGACGTCAAAGCACAACGGCGGCTTGGCCGAAGCCTGTCGCTGCGGCTCGTCGATGCGGGTTCGTGCAACGCCTGCGAACTTGAGCTCAACGCCTTGAGTAATCCTTATTACGATCTCGAACGCTTCGGATTGCGCTTCGTCGCCTCGCCTCGCCATGCCGATGTGCTGCTCGTGACTGGCCCGGTGACGAAGAACATGCGCGAGGCGCTTCTACGGACCTACGACGCCATGCCGGCGCCGAAATGGGTCGTCGCAGTTGGTGACTGCGCTGCTTGCGGCGGACTTTACGACGATAGCTATGCGTGCGAGCGCGGCGCCGATGCGGTGCTTCCCGTCGATCTTCGCATCATTGGGTGTCCGCCGTCACCAAATCGATTGCTGGAGGGACTTCTTGCCCTCTTCAGTTCATAA
- the fae gene encoding formaldehyde-activating enzyme, translating into MAARKIDSVLVGEALVGDGHEVAHIDLIMGPRGSAAEAAFCNTLTNQKVGDNALLALVAPNLMTKPATVMFNKVDIKNGDQAGKMFGPAQRGVGKAVIDSVKSGVIPKNEAADVFICVGVFIHWEAKDDAKIQDWNYQATKLAIERAVKGEPSIDDVISKEDVELHPLAAHG; encoded by the coding sequence ATGGCCGCTCGGAAAATTGATTCTGTACTTGTCGGCGAAGCTCTCGTTGGCGACGGCCACGAAGTGGCTCATATCGATCTGATCATGGGACCGCGCGGAAGCGCCGCCGAGGCTGCCTTTTGCAATACGCTCACCAATCAGAAGGTTGGTGACAATGCGCTGCTAGCACTTGTCGCGCCGAACTTGATGACAAAACCTGCCACCGTGATGTTCAACAAGGTAGACATCAAAAATGGCGATCAGGCCGGCAAAATGTTTGGCCCTGCGCAACGAGGTGTTGGCAAAGCTGTCATCGATTCCGTGAAGTCTGGTGTCATTCCTAAAAATGAAGCCGCCGATGTTTTTATCTGCGTTGGCGTCTTTATCCATTGGGAAGCAAAGGACGATGCCAAAATCCAGGACTGGAATTATCAAGCGACTAAGCTCGCGATCGAACGCGCCGTCAAAGGCGAGCCATCGATAGATGATGTCATTTCCAAAGAAGATGTCGAACTTCACCCGTTAGCAGCGCACGGTTGA
- the glk gene encoding glucokinase — protein sequence MDESCARLSFLKTLCGDAIILFAMNISGEEWMSGILSRVVVADIGGTNARFALIDGGELRPIETMAVADYPDFGAALEAFLDSHKERGHISGAILAAAGPVEEGHCVLTNSNWVIDAAQLRAAFGFSHVRIINDFEAVAWSLPQLASTDLFSLGAGKRLPHAPAIVLGPGTGFGLACLVPRPNGAMVIGTEGGHVTLPGTCRREDGVIELLRERYGHASVERVLSGEGLSNLYQALATLDGLSLSERDAAEIVKAALADSCPTSRAALDMFCALLGTVAGDAVLTFKARGGVYIAGGIAPRIPEYLARSQFRPRFEAKGRFQDYVASIPASIIVHPDPAFLGLQFLAKQKFGS from the coding sequence GTGGATGAGTCCTGCGCGCGCTTGAGCTTTCTCAAGACTTTATGCGGGGATGCTATTATCCTGTTCGCGATGAATATTTCTGGTGAGGAATGGATGAGCGGCATACTTAGCCGAGTGGTCGTTGCCGACATTGGAGGCACCAACGCAAGGTTTGCTTTGATCGACGGCGGAGAATTGCGACCGATCGAAACGATGGCCGTCGCCGATTATCCGGATTTTGGCGCCGCGTTGGAGGCCTTTCTCGATAGTCATAAAGAACGGGGTCACATTTCCGGCGCGATTCTCGCCGCGGCGGGCCCGGTTGAAGAGGGCCATTGCGTTCTGACCAATAGCAATTGGGTAATTGACGCCGCGCAGCTCCGCGCCGCCTTTGGCTTTTCACATGTGCGCATCATCAATGATTTCGAAGCCGTCGCGTGGTCATTGCCGCAATTGGCATCGACCGACCTGTTTAGCCTCGGCGCCGGCAAGCGCCTGCCGCATGCGCCGGCCATCGTGCTCGGACCAGGCACGGGTTTTGGGCTCGCTTGTCTGGTCCCGCGGCCGAATGGTGCGATGGTGATAGGCACGGAAGGCGGTCACGTCACATTGCCTGGAACTTGCCGACGCGAAGACGGCGTCATCGAATTGCTTCGGGAGCGTTACGGGCATGCTTCGGTAGAACGGGTGCTTTCGGGGGAAGGACTGAGCAATCTTTACCAGGCTCTCGCAACCCTCGACGGTTTGTCGCTTTCGGAACGTGATGCAGCCGAGATCGTGAAAGCGGCACTCGCGGACAGCTGTCCGACAAGCCGAGCGGCCCTCGACATGTTTTGCGCTCTTCTTGGCACCGTCGCCGGCGATGCCGTGCTAACATTCAAAGCGCGAGGCGGCGTATATATAGCCGGCGGCATCGCTCCGCGTATTCCTGAATATCTGGCCCGCTCTCAATTTCGTCCACGCTTCGAGGCCAAAGGGCGCTTCCAAGATTATGTTGCAAGCATTCCAGCGAGCATCATCGTTCATCCCGATCCGGCTTTTCTCGGTCTGCAATTTCTTGCCAAACAGAAGTTTGGCTCTTGA